The Meriones unguiculatus strain TT.TT164.6M chromosome 9, Bangor_MerUng_6.1, whole genome shotgun sequence genome window below encodes:
- the LOC110541819 gene encoding PHD finger protein 11-like isoform X2 encodes MAQEISASDGPVPNGVSQVTEKMEKWTCALCPEGHEWSVIYIAPSEKIAAHENCLKCSLCKKKGATVGCDVASCAKKYHLLCGKKDKAVLQVDGVHGTYKLFCEQHAPEQEEPAPSTYYPRVKRKKGRKKRFLSGAPAQPTKMKFGGSKIYITEKLLSTTGEIFRVPFLKKCKEAGLLNELFEGILGKIDSIHGRLIDERASESEYEEFATLLFTSRLFEDTLIKFQEVIRNKAYEHEERQRHLKQQLEALIDLKETFCSFQENVDQDHSSSTSRSLEDHQFKWQEFAEMSAGSSDSL; translated from the exons ATGGCACAAGAGATATCAGCGTCCGACGGCCCAGTCCCTAATG GTGTCAGTCAGGTTACAGAAAAGATGGAAAAATGGACGTGTGCCCTCTGCCCTGAAGGCCATGAGTGGAGTGTGATATACATTGCACCATCAGAGAAGATAGCTGCTCATGAAAATTGTTTG AAATGCTCACTTTGTAAAAAGAAAGGAGCCACCGTGGGATGTGATGTAGCATCCTGTGCCAAGAAATATCACTTACTCTGTGGCAAGAAGGACAAGGCAGTTCTGCAAGTTGATGGAGTTCACGGAACCTACAA GTTATTTTGTGAACAGCATGCTCCAGAACAAGAAGAGCCCGCTCCAAGTA CCTACTACCCAAgggtgaagagaaagaaaggaaggaagaaacgcTTCTTATCAGGTGCTCCTGCACAG CCAACAAAGATGAAATTCGGTGGATCCAAAATCTACATAACAGAAAAGCTCCTCAGCACCACAG GTGAAATTTTCAGAGTTCCTTTTCTAAAGAAATGCAAGGAAGCAGGACTTCTTAACGAATTATTTGAAGGGATACTAGGAAAAATAGATTCAATTCATGGAAGACTCATTGATGAGAGAGCTTCAGAATCAG AGTATGAAGAGTTTGCAACCTTACTGTTTACCAGTAGATTGTTTGAAGACACATTAATAAAATTTCAAGAAG taaTAAGGAATAAAGCCTATGAACATGAAGAAAGGCAGAGACATCTGAAGCAGCAGCTTGAGGCACTTATAGACCTAAAGGAAACCTTCTGCTCATTTCAAGAAAATGTAGACCAGGACCACTCGAGTTCTACTTCAAGATCCTTGGAGGACCACCAGTTCAAGTGGCAGGAGTTTGCTGAGATGAGTGCAGGCTCATCAGACAGCCTGTGA
- the LOC110541819 gene encoding PHD finger protein 11-like isoform X1: protein MAQEISASDGPVPNGVSQVTEKMEKWTCALCPEGHEWSVIYIAPSEKIAAHENCLLYSSGLVECETHDQSNTGRNFDVKSVNKEIKRGNRLKCSLCKKKGATVGCDVASCAKKYHLLCGKKDKAVLQVDGVHGTYKLFCEQHAPEQEEPAPSTYYPRVKRKKGRKKRFLSGAPAQPTKMKFGGSKIYITEKLLSTTGEIFRVPFLKKCKEAGLLNELFEGILGKIDSIHGRLIDERASESEYEEFATLLFTSRLFEDTLIKFQEVIRNKAYEHEERQRHLKQQLEALIDLKETFCSFQENVDQDHSSSTSRSLEDHQFKWQEFAEMSAGSSDSL from the exons ATGGCACAAGAGATATCAGCGTCCGACGGCCCAGTCCCTAATG GTGTCAGTCAGGTTACAGAAAAGATGGAAAAATGGACGTGTGCCCTCTGCCCTGAAGGCCATGAGTGGAGTGTGATATACATTGCACCATCAGAGAAGATAGCTGCTCATGAAAATTGTTTG CTgtattcatcaggactggtggAATGTGAGACTCATGATCAGAGTAATACAGGTAGAAACTTTGATGTGAAATCAGTAAATAAAGAGATCAAGAGAGGAAACAGATTG AAATGCTCACTTTGTAAAAAGAAAGGAGCCACCGTGGGATGTGATGTAGCATCCTGTGCCAAGAAATATCACTTACTCTGTGGCAAGAAGGACAAGGCAGTTCTGCAAGTTGATGGAGTTCACGGAACCTACAA GTTATTTTGTGAACAGCATGCTCCAGAACAAGAAGAGCCCGCTCCAAGTA CCTACTACCCAAgggtgaagagaaagaaaggaaggaagaaacgcTTCTTATCAGGTGCTCCTGCACAG CCAACAAAGATGAAATTCGGTGGATCCAAAATCTACATAACAGAAAAGCTCCTCAGCACCACAG GTGAAATTTTCAGAGTTCCTTTTCTAAAGAAATGCAAGGAAGCAGGACTTCTTAACGAATTATTTGAAGGGATACTAGGAAAAATAGATTCAATTCATGGAAGACTCATTGATGAGAGAGCTTCAGAATCAG AGTATGAAGAGTTTGCAACCTTACTGTTTACCAGTAGATTGTTTGAAGACACATTAATAAAATTTCAAGAAG taaTAAGGAATAAAGCCTATGAACATGAAGAAAGGCAGAGACATCTGAAGCAGCAGCTTGAGGCACTTATAGACCTAAAGGAAACCTTCTGCTCATTTCAAGAAAATGTAGACCAGGACCACTCGAGTTCTACTTCAAGATCCTTGGAGGACCACCAGTTCAAGTGGCAGGAGTTTGCTGAGATGAGTGCAGGCTCATCAGACAGCCTGTGA